The Geomonas ferrireducens DNA segment AATTTTCGTCTACACATCTTGCGACATTTTCAGTTCCCAAGAACATGTCTATTGCCAATCTAACTTCAGCATAAGTAACTATCCCATCATGATCACAATCGCCTGTAGCTAAAGCACTTTGACAAAAACTCAGCCACACTAAAACAGAAAAAATAAATGTCACAATCGGGCGCATAACGATCTCCTTTTCTGCGGCAATGGCTCCTCTTGCTTCGTTTATCGACGTAAGGGGAGGAGGGGCGTGGATATGGCAATGAGGGGACACTCTGCTTGCCCCCATGTTCTTACTTGGTGTTCATTCTGCCCGCTCCCATCTCTGCGTTGTGTGCTTTCGCCTTCGCCTGATACTGGGCGAATTGGGGGATGGCTATCGCGGACAGGATGCGATGACGGCTACGGCTCCCTTGACGAACGAGGACAGATGAGTCAGTACGTCATGCACGCCGCGTTGAGTATACCCGCTACGCTGGAAAAGGCGGCGAGGAGCAGGGCGGATGGGACTTTGCCGGCTTTTATGTCGTCGACGACGAATCCCAACAGCTTGCGTAGCACGGAGAACACGAATAGCTGCACCATGGTCGCCATCAACGCCCAGGCGGCCATGTCCGGGAGGTTCACGCTGTGCGCGATGACGATGGCTACCGGGATGGCGAAACCGATCAGGGCTCCTGTGAGACTTATCGCCGCGGCCAGATTTCCCTCGCGGATAAGCCCGATCTCGTCATAGGGGGTGAACCGGATGTAGATCCATGAGAAGAGCGCCAGGTAAAACATGGAGAGGACTAGGTAGATCCCGTAGTTGATGATTATGTTGTGATCGAGCGCGAAGGCCATCCTAGATTCCTCCTTGTTGCGGGATGCGCTGGTTGTAAACCTGGCTCCAGGTCTGCGCCAGCCACACCGGTATCTTTACTTGGTCGGTGGTGGCGTTTTTCTCTTTCAGGACAAAGGACTGGGGGGCGGTAAGCGGGTAGAGCACGCCCAGATCCTCCTTGTAGATCGTTGCGGCACGTTCGACGGTCTGCCCCTTGAACCTGAACTGGAAGGTGACTTTCAACGCCTCGGAGCACTCATCGAGGTATATCTCGCCGTGGCTGTCCCCATAGGGGTAGGGGGCCTGGGCCAGGGCGGGCACCCCCAGTGTCGTTGCATCTTCTTCGTTCACCCTCGACTGCAAAACCGCCCCGGACGATCTGGTGTCGGCGATCTTGGCGCCGCTGCTGTTCCTGAGGGCTTCGAACAACTCCTTGCCGATCTCGGCCGTCGACTCGGAGCTCGATACCGGGGGGGAATCCTTGCTGTTGTCCCAGGTGTATCGCACCAGGGTCGCCAGGTAGGCAGGACGGCTGTCGAGGACGCGCGCCACCCACTCATCCGCCCGGAGCGCTTTCTCCCCGGTGAGCCGCTGCACCAGCCAGCGCAGCCGCTCGGCGCTTTTTTCGGCAGTTCTGGAACTCAGGTAGATATCGCTGAAGGGGAGGGCGCCTGCCTCCTTCGAGCCTGCGAGTTCCTGCTTGATGCTCGCGACCAGCGTACGATCGCCTCCTTCCCGCAAGCTCTTCGGGTCCCCCAGGAGCTGTTCCGCCCGGCGCAAGAGGGCCTTGCTCTCGGAGAGGTCCTTGTGGAGGCGCTCCTTCATGCCGACACGGTCGATCGACGCGGTAAGGACGTCCTCCATGTGGTCGGACAACCCGGACATCTCTTCCTTCACCGTGTCGGCCACTTCCTGGCACGCGTCGAGGTCTTTCACCCCGTCTTCGCACACCGATTTCCTCGCCTCGTTGATCCTTGCCCCTCCCGCTGAGATGGCCTGGGTCCACTTCTCCCGGTCGGCGAGCGGCTTTATCTCGGCCCACTCCTTCTGCGAGCAGAGCGAGGCATACACGCTCTGGCACTGGGTGACCTCGGCCTGGGCAACGGCGCAAAACTGCCGGAGCTTCTCGTTGCGCTCCTGTCTTTCGTTATAGAGGTTGGCGAGGTACACCCCGCCGATGGCGAGCCCTATACCGATGAAGCTGGCGAAGCCGCCCAGGTTTGCGAGCGGGTTCGACGACTCCTTCTTCTTTAACTTTGCCATGGAGACTCCGGGCTACCTGATGATGTGGCCGATGAACTGCGACCGGTCGGAGTGAATGCGGGGATCCCTGCGGAAGCCGAGCCCGGCCGGGCGCCCCGCGAAGAACACGCCTGCCTGGTACTTGTTGCCTTTGGCATCGACTGCGAATTGCCCCAGCTCCTGCCAGATCGATTGCTGTGCACCGTAACCGCCGTCGGCACCTGCTACGGCGCCGGTCCCCAGCAGAAGTTCCACGTTCTTCCCTTCGCGTCCGAGCACAGGTTTCCTGGCGCAGGGGGCGGGCAGGGGGGCGAGCGAGGTCTTCAAAAGGTACGGATGGTCTGGAAACTTTTCGTAGAGCTTGGCGAGGAAGCGCTTGTGCTGGAACAGCAGGGCGTAGGGCGGGTTTATCACCATGGTCGATCCTGATTTCATCGACTGCCCCAAGAGGTCTAGCAGTTCCGGCTCGTCATAGATGATCGACTCCCACGGGATCAGCTTGTAGAGGTACGGCCAGTGGACCTCGTCGGGATCGGTGGTGAAGACCCCGCCGGGAGCGAAGGTGACGGCGTCTATGTCCTCGAAGTCGCAGTCGAACCCCGCGTCGTTGGCGGCCTTCTCCATGAGCCGGCAGGTCCAGTAGTCCTCGGAGGAGTCGAAGCAGGTGGTGAGAAGCCGCCGCTCGAGTTGCGGATTGAGCGATGCCAGCCTGTCGAACTGGTCCCGCAACGCCTCGAAGAGATCGTTCACCTGCGCCGTCTCGTCGAAGCCGTTCAGTCTCGCCTGCAGCCACTGGACCACCGCGGTTTCCAGCACGAGCGTCGCGGTGTCGGAGTTGAACTCGATCAGCTTGATCGGCACCCCGTCCATGCCGCCGGCCAGGTCGAAGCGGCCGTAGATGTGCCAGTAACGATCCTCCTCCCAGCTCTCCCAGATCAGCGAATTCATCTCGAGCGGGAAGCCGAACTCGGGGAGGAGGTTGTTGGACATGATCTCCTCGGCGGTCTCGACGAACATCTCGTACAGCTCTTCCGCCGCGTCGAGATAGGCATCCGCCTCCGGCTCGCCCAGTTCGACCATCTCCTCGGCGCACTGGTACTCCTGATCGAACCAGTCAAACCCGGCGCGGGCCAGATCGCCGGAGCTGATCGGTTTCGCCTCCACGAGCCTCACCATGTTACGCGCCTCCCCTGCCGCCGCCGGAGAAAAATCCGGACCGGCCGCCGGACACGGAGGAAACCTTCCCTCCGGACATCGCGGATGCGACGTGGTTTGCCGCGACTTTGGATTGCATCGCCGCCGCCCGGTTGGCGAAGCGGGCCGGGCTCACGTGGTCGTAGGAACCGGTGCGTCCCTGCCGGTAGGAGTAGAGCGTGTTGTTGTAGTAGTGGTGCAGCCAGGAGTTGTAGTGGTGAGGGGCGCCGGCAGAGCCGTCGAAGGCGGGACCTTTTTCGTACTCCTGCCGCATGGTCTCGTCATCGAGGATGTCTCTCGTGCCGTCGCAGCGGTCGATGATGGTGCTGCTGACGTTGGCCGGTTCCTGGCTCACGATGACCAGGCGGCCGTTTCTTCCCCCTTTGCCGAAAGAGGCGATGCCGTGACCGCTGTCGCAGACCTCCTTCAGGTGGATTTTCACCCCCACGCGGTTCGCCAGTTCCTGCGGACTCCTGCCGTCCGACCAGTCCCCGGACGATCCCGCTT contains these protein-coding regions:
- a CDS encoding DUF350 domain-containing protein, yielding MAFALDHNIIINYGIYLVLSMFYLALFSWIYIRFTPYDEIGLIREGNLAAAISLTGALIGFAIPVAIVIAHSVNLPDMAAWALMATMVQLFVFSVLRKLLGFVVDDIKAGKVPSALLLAAFSSVAGILNAACMTY
- a CDS encoding glutathionylspermidine synthase family protein, which encodes MVRLVEAKPISSGDLARAGFDWFDQEYQCAEEMVELGEPEADAYLDAAEELYEMFVETAEEIMSNNLLPEFGFPLEMNSLIWESWEEDRYWHIYGRFDLAGGMDGVPIKLIEFNSDTATLVLETAVVQWLQARLNGFDETAQVNDLFEALRDQFDRLASLNPQLERRLLTTCFDSSEDYWTCRLMEKAANDAGFDCDFEDIDAVTFAPGGVFTTDPDEVHWPYLYKLIPWESIIYDEPELLDLLGQSMKSGSTMVINPPYALLFQHKRFLAKLYEKFPDHPYLLKTSLAPLPAPCARKPVLGREGKNVELLLGTGAVAGADGGYGAQQSIWQELGQFAVDAKGNKYQAGVFFAGRPAGLGFRRDPRIHSDRSQFIGHIIR